A single genomic interval of Hevea brasiliensis isolate MT/VB/25A 57/8 chromosome 4, ASM3005281v1, whole genome shotgun sequence harbors:
- the LOC110633351 gene encoding protein AE7 isoform X1 produces MVSGLINPNPIVYERKECRVRSVSSNTDEYAVEPIDQQEIFDHIRDIKDPEHPYSLEELKVITEDAIEVDDKRSYVRVTFTPTIEHCSMATVIGLCLRVKLMRSLPSRYKVDIRVAPGTHATEAAVNKQLNDKERVAAALENPNLVDMVDECLAQSYA; encoded by the exons ATGGTTTCTGGGCTTATAAATCCCAATCCAATAGTTTATGAAAGGAAAGAGTGTAGGGTTCGAAGTGTCTCAAGCAATACTGATGAGTACGCTGTTGAGCCAATTGATCAACAGGAAATTTTTG ATCATATTAGAGACATAAAAGATCCTGAGCATCCTTACTCTTTGGAAGAGCTTAAGGTAATAACAGAAGATGCAATTGAAGTTGATGACAAACGTAGTTACGTCAG AGTGACATTTACTCCAACAATTGAACACTGTAGCATGGCAACAGTTATTGGTCTTTGCTTGCGTGTGAAGCTTATGAGAAGCTTGCCTTCTCGTTACAAG GTGGATATAAGAGTGGCTCCTGGAACCCATGCAACTGAAGCTGCAG TTAATAAACAACTAAATGATAAAGAGCGAGTAGCAGCAGCCTTGGAAAACCCGAACCTAGTGGATATGGTTGATGAATGCCTGGCACAGTCTTATGCTTGA
- the LOC110633351 gene encoding protein AE7 isoform X2, whose translation MVSGLINPNPIVYERKECRVRSVSSNTDEYAVEPIDQQEIFDHIRDIKDPEHPYSLEELKVITEDAIEVDDKRSYVRVTFTPTIEHCSMATVIGLCLRVKLMRSLPSRYKVDIRVAPGTHATEAADLNH comes from the exons ATGGTTTCTGGGCTTATAAATCCCAATCCAATAGTTTATGAAAGGAAAGAGTGTAGGGTTCGAAGTGTCTCAAGCAATACTGATGAGTACGCTGTTGAGCCAATTGATCAACAGGAAATTTTTG ATCATATTAGAGACATAAAAGATCCTGAGCATCCTTACTCTTTGGAAGAGCTTAAGGTAATAACAGAAGATGCAATTGAAGTTGATGACAAACGTAGTTACGTCAG AGTGACATTTACTCCAACAATTGAACACTGTAGCATGGCAACAGTTATTGGTCTTTGCTTGCGTGTGAAGCTTATGAGAAGCTTGCCTTCTCGTTACAAG GTGGATATAAGAGTGGCTCCTGGAACCCATGCAACTGAAGCTGCAG ACCTGAATCATTAG